From Nicotiana tabacum cultivar K326 chromosome 20, ASM71507v2, whole genome shotgun sequence, one genomic window encodes:
- the LOC107780702 gene encoding putative isoprenylcysteine alpha-carbonyl methylesterase ICMEL1 isoform X2, producing MTVGYRWIVRFLALGCYAMLLIPGFIQVGYYYFHSTQVRRGIVYGDQPRNRLDLYLPKNMNGPKPVVAFVTGGAWIIGYKAWGSLLGQQLSERDIIVACIDYRNFPQGTISDMVKDASQGISFVCNKIAEYGGDPNRIYLMGQSAGAHIASCALLEQAIKEASEDQRDSWSVSQIKAYFGLSGGYNFLNLVDHFHSRGLYRSIFLSIMEGEQGLRRYSPEVMAQDPNVQNAVSLLPPIVLFHGTADYSIPCNSSKSFADTLKALGVNAECILYEGKTHTDLFLQDPMRGGIDDMLNDLITMIHGDNSETIRANSTPRKRLVPEFMLKLARSVSPF from the exons GGTAGGCTACAGATGGATCGTCAGGTTTCTTGCCCTTGGCTGTTATGCTATGCTACTTATACCTGGTTTTATTCAAG TTGGCTATTACTATTTCCATTCCACTCAAGTGCGTAGAGGCATTGTTTATGGTGATCAACCGAGAAATAG ACTTGATCTATACCTTCCAAAAAACATGAACGGACCAAAGCCAGTTGTTGCATTTGTAACAGGTGGAGCATGGATCATTGG ATACAAAGCTTGGGGTTCTCTTCTAGGACAACAGTTGTCAGAAAGAGACATTATTGTGGCATGCATTGATTACAG AAATTTTCCTCAGGGAACAATTAGTGACATGGTTAAGGATGCTTCTCAAGGTATTTCCTTTGTTTGCAACAAAATTGCCGAATATGGAGGTGATCCTAACAG AATTTACTTAATGGGACAATCAGCTGGTGCGCATATCGCTTCTTGTGCCCTTTTGGAGCAGGCAATCAAGGAGGCCAGTGAGGACCAGAGAGATTCTTGGAGTGTCTCCCAAATTAAGGCGTATTTTGGTCTATCGGGCGG GTATAATTTCCTTAACCTCGTTGATCACTTTCATAGCCGAGGTTTGTACCGTTCAATTTTTCTAAG CATAATGGAGGGGGAACAAGGTCTGCGACGATACTCACCTGAAGTGATGGCACAGGACCCAAACGTTCAAAATGCTGTTTCTCTCCTTCCTCCTATTGTCCTTTTCCATGGTACTGCAGATTATTCCATTCCGTGTAATTCCAG CAAGAGTTTTGCTGATACTCTTAAAGCTCTCGGTGTCAACGCTGAATGTATCCTATATGAAGGAAAAACACATACAGATTTGTTTCTTCAG GATCCAATGAGAGGTGGAATAGACGACATGTTAAATGATCTAATTACGATGATTCATGGTGATAACTCGGAAACCATCAGAGCAAATTCGACTCCAAGAAAACGCCTTGTACCCGAGTTCATGTTGAAGTTGGCTCGAAGTGTTAGCCCTTTTTAG